Proteins from a single region of Labedella gwakjiensis:
- a CDS encoding DUF917 domain-containing protein produces MVTIVAQQDLRTLGRGFCALGSGGGGRTTMWELVLARAAIWPIEVADVDEVPADTPCVAVAHGGSTLLLEERIVGDAPFAELVDAAERWTGVRATAVCAIEGAGLNGLAPFSLAPALTVVDADLMGRALPRLDQLTLLVDRVPGVVVVCSTGAGVAIVDSRRAADVESVVRSAIVEAGGMTAVLVAGFTVGDLREHAVLGGLRRAAAVGSAFDDREAAQSIADLGERLDGRLLGRGRVAGVEASPTDPFASTIEIRGDDGSILRVVARSESLAVLRDGRVEAATPEILLTVDSISREILQVEDIVYGRHVAVFSLGPPSWWTRTPERLAHVAPAAYGVPDLEEAR; encoded by the coding sequence ATGGTGACGATCGTCGCGCAGCAGGACCTCCGCACCCTCGGTCGCGGCTTCTGCGCCCTCGGCTCGGGCGGCGGCGGACGGACGACCATGTGGGAGCTCGTCCTCGCCCGAGCGGCGATCTGGCCCATCGAGGTCGCGGATGTCGACGAGGTCCCGGCCGACACCCCGTGTGTCGCCGTCGCCCACGGCGGGTCGACGCTCCTCCTCGAGGAACGCATCGTCGGAGATGCGCCCTTCGCCGAGCTCGTCGACGCTGCCGAACGATGGACGGGCGTCCGCGCGACGGCCGTGTGCGCCATCGAGGGGGCCGGCCTCAACGGCCTCGCGCCGTTCTCCCTCGCGCCGGCCCTGACCGTCGTGGACGCCGACCTCATGGGACGGGCCCTCCCCCGACTCGATCAGCTGACCCTGCTCGTCGACCGGGTTCCCGGAGTCGTCGTGGTCTGCAGCACGGGCGCGGGAGTGGCCATCGTCGACTCGCGCCGAGCGGCCGACGTCGAGAGCGTCGTCCGAAGCGCGATCGTCGAGGCCGGTGGCATGACGGCCGTGCTCGTGGCCGGTTTCACGGTGGGCGACCTGCGCGAGCACGCGGTGCTCGGCGGGCTGCGTCGAGCGGCCGCCGTCGGCAGCGCGTTCGACGACCGGGAGGCCGCCCAGTCGATCGCGGACCTCGGCGAGCGCCTCGACGGTCGATTGCTCGGGCGCGGCCGGGTCGCAGGTGTCGAGGCCTCTCCGACGGATCCGTTCGCCTCGACCATCGAGATCCGTGGCGACGACGGCAGCATCCTCCGTGTCGTCGCCCGCTCCGAATCGCTCGCGGTCCTGCGCGACGGCCGGGTGGAGGCCGCGACCCCCGAGATCCTCCTCACCGTGGACTCCATCTCGCGCGAGATCCTCCAGGTGGAAGACATCGTCTACGGTCGGCATGTCGCTGTCTTCAGTCTCGGACCGCCCTCATGGTGGACGCGGACTCCTGAGCGGCTCGCACACGTCGCGCCCGCCGCCTACGGTGTGCCCGACCTGGAGGAGGCGAGATGA
- a CDS encoding DUF917 domain-containing protein, whose protein sequence is MSWRLTAADLPDLARGATLLGTGGGGDPYIGTQLVEQVLGEGFIEILDPDEIADDLFVIPTAQMGAPTVMIEKIPAGTEPTLALRTLEEHLGRTADATMPIECGGINSMIPLLVAAETGLPVVDADGMGRAFPELSMETFAVYGVHGSPLALAGERGERVIIDTGDDDRQMEWLARGITIRLGGVAHIAEYAMTGADVRRTAVPRTISMALALGRAIRIARERHESPVSAIADTLSTTLYPHVRELFVGKVSDVERRTTEGFAKGRATIASVDPASKDTIELTFQNENLIARRGETVVAIVPDLICVVDAESCEPITTEGLRYGQRVRVLGISTPEMMRTPDALATFGPSAFGLTEAFVPVEARD, encoded by the coding sequence ATGAGCTGGAGACTCACCGCGGCCGATCTCCCAGACCTCGCACGGGGTGCCACGCTCCTCGGGACCGGGGGCGGCGGGGATCCCTACATCGGGACGCAGCTCGTCGAACAGGTCCTCGGGGAGGGTTTCATCGAGATCCTCGACCCCGACGAGATCGCAGACGACCTCTTCGTGATTCCGACGGCCCAGATGGGTGCGCCGACGGTGATGATCGAGAAGATCCCCGCCGGGACGGAGCCGACGCTCGCGCTGCGCACCCTCGAGGAGCACCTCGGCCGCACGGCGGATGCGACGATGCCCATCGAATGCGGCGGCATCAACTCGATGATCCCCCTCCTCGTCGCGGCGGAGACGGGACTTCCCGTCGTTGATGCCGACGGCATGGGGCGGGCGTTCCCCGAACTCTCGATGGAGACGTTCGCCGTCTACGGCGTACACGGTTCGCCCCTCGCCCTCGCGGGTGAGCGCGGCGAACGCGTCATCATCGACACCGGTGACGACGACAGGCAGATGGAGTGGCTCGCCCGCGGTATCACCATCCGTCTCGGCGGCGTCGCGCACATCGCGGAGTACGCGATGACAGGCGCCGACGTGAGACGGACCGCCGTGCCACGCACGATCTCGATGGCTCTCGCGCTCGGACGCGCCATCCGGATCGCGCGGGAACGGCACGAATCGCCCGTGTCGGCGATCGCCGACACTCTCTCGACGACGCTCTACCCCCACGTCCGCGAACTCTTCGTCGGGAAGGTCAGCGATGTCGAACGCCGCACGACGGAGGGCTTCGCGAAGGGCCGAGCGACGATAGCGTCGGTCGATCCCGCGTCGAAGGACACGATCGAGCTCACGTTCCAGAACGAGAACCTCATCGCCCGCCGCGGTGAGACGGTCGTCGCGATCGTCCCCGATCTCATCTGCGTCGTGGACGCCGAATCCTGCGAGCCCATCACGACGGAGGGGCTGCGCTACGGGCAGAGGGTCCGCGTCCTCGGCATCTCGACACCGGAGATGATGCGTACGCCGGACGCTCTCGCGACGTTCGGCCCGAGCGCATTCGGACTCACGGAAGCGTTCGTCCCGGTGGAGGCTCGCGATTAG
- a CDS encoding DUF917 domain-containing protein produces MSWTLGPDDIAGLARGAAVLGTGGGGDPYIGSLLARQALNQHGPVTVVDLDDVPDDALVLTVAMMGAPTVMVEKLPSLDEVVAPVLALGASLGRPVTHIACAEVGGVNSTIPVAAAAALGLPLIDGDGMGRAFPELQMVLPTLYDVTASPLAFSDEKGNVGVLNTVDNHWTERIARVACVEMGCSIMIAGFPMDGATARAALVGGTLRHSVEIGVGIEEARTSKTDPVARTVGVLGGRELFAGKVADVERATTTGFARGRARVDGTGSSLELSFQNEHLIARIDGTVVVTTPDLIIVLDHESGEPITTEGLRYGQRVRVIAAPSDPRWHGAAALAMVGPGYFGYDVDAHRFDGTVSTGAEAAA; encoded by the coding sequence GTGAGCTGGACGCTCGGCCCCGATGACATCGCCGGACTCGCCCGTGGAGCCGCCGTGCTCGGGACCGGAGGAGGAGGCGACCCCTACATCGGATCCCTCCTCGCGCGACAGGCGCTGAACCAGCACGGTCCCGTCACCGTCGTCGACCTCGACGACGTACCCGACGACGCACTCGTCCTGACCGTGGCGATGATGGGCGCGCCGACGGTCATGGTGGAGAAGCTGCCGAGCCTCGACGAGGTCGTGGCACCCGTTCTCGCCCTCGGCGCATCCCTCGGCCGGCCCGTCACGCACATCGCGTGTGCCGAGGTCGGCGGAGTGAACTCCACGATCCCCGTGGCGGCCGCCGCCGCCCTCGGGCTGCCCCTCATCGACGGGGACGGCATGGGACGGGCGTTCCCGGAACTGCAGATGGTGCTGCCGACGCTCTACGACGTCACCGCGTCGCCCCTCGCGTTCAGCGACGAGAAGGGCAACGTCGGGGTCCTCAACACGGTCGACAACCACTGGACGGAACGCATCGCCCGCGTGGCCTGCGTCGAGATGGGCTGCTCGATCATGATCGCGGGTTTCCCAATGGACGGGGCGACCGCACGAGCTGCCCTCGTGGGCGGAACGCTCCGTCACAGCGTCGAGATCGGTGTGGGCATCGAGGAGGCCAGGACGTCGAAGACCGACCCGGTCGCTCGTACCGTCGGCGTCCTCGGTGGGCGTGAGCTCTTCGCCGGGAAGGTCGCCGATGTGGAACGCGCGACGACGACGGGATTCGCTCGAGGTCGCGCGCGTGTCGACGGCACCGGGTCGTCCCTCGAACTGTCGTTTCAGAACGAGCACCTCATCGCACGCATCGACGGGACCGTCGTCGTCACGACGCCCGACCTCATCATCGTTCTCGATCACGAGTCGGGAGAGCCCATCACGACGGAGGGCCTCCGCTACGGGCAGCGTGTGCGCGTGATCGCCGCACCGAGCGACCCGCGCTGGCACGGCGCCGCCGCTCTCGCGATGGTCGGCCCCGGATACTTCGGCTACGACGTCGACGCGCACCGCTTCGACGGCACAGTGTCGACCGGTGCGGAGGCCGCAGCATGA
- a CDS encoding hydantoinase/oxoprolinase N-terminal domain-containing protein — MHIGIDVGGTNTDAVLMDGRRTVAGVKNSTSPDVTTGIVEAIASLREAHHFDGDDISAVMIGTTHFINALVQAKGLAPTAAVRLGLPATKALPPLVDWPEALIEAIDARGYLAHGGYEFDGRPISPLDPDELRGIARDMASHGVRSVAVSSVFSPVNHDLEVTAAGILSEVLGDDVAISLSHEIGRIGLLERENATIINAALRELASEIVDGLTSAVRAQGITAPIFLSQNDGTLMDEDYVRLYPVATFASGPTNSMRGAALTSGLETCAVVDIGGTTADIGLLVNGFPRETANEVKVAGIRTNFRMPDVLSIGIGGGSVVDEETGEVGPESVGYRLTTDALVFGGTVLTATDIAVAAGRASVGDASRVAHLDRAFVTRVLDRIAERIAEAVDRMRTSPEPIPVVAVGGGSILLPDELPLFGTVHRPENYAVANAIGASIAQVGGEIDKVYAVSPGAREQTVAEVRAEAVDKAIAAGATPGSVSIVDFDEVPIPYLPGNATRIRVKAVGDLDMAVGS, encoded by the coding sequence GTGCACATCGGAATCGACGTCGGCGGAACCAACACCGACGCAGTCCTCATGGACGGGCGGCGCACCGTCGCCGGCGTGAAGAACTCGACGAGTCCCGACGTCACGACGGGCATCGTCGAGGCGATCGCGAGCCTCCGCGAGGCGCACCACTTCGACGGCGACGACATCAGCGCCGTCATGATCGGCACGACCCACTTCATCAACGCCCTCGTGCAGGCGAAGGGGCTCGCTCCCACCGCGGCCGTCCGACTCGGGCTCCCGGCGACCAAGGCGTTGCCTCCGCTCGTCGACTGGCCGGAGGCGCTCATCGAGGCGATCGACGCTCGCGGCTACCTCGCCCACGGCGGGTACGAGTTCGACGGCCGCCCGATCTCGCCGCTCGATCCCGACGAGCTCCGCGGGATCGCGCGCGACATGGCGTCGCACGGCGTGCGCTCGGTGGCCGTCTCGTCGGTCTTCAGCCCCGTCAATCACGATCTCGAGGTGACCGCGGCGGGCATCCTCTCCGAGGTGCTCGGCGACGACGTCGCGATCTCCCTCTCCCACGAGATCGGACGGATCGGACTGCTCGAGAGGGAGAACGCGACCATCATCAATGCGGCGCTCCGCGAACTCGCGAGCGAGATCGTCGATGGGCTCACGTCGGCGGTGCGGGCACAGGGCATCACCGCGCCCATCTTCCTCAGCCAGAACGACGGGACCCTCATGGACGAGGACTACGTCCGCCTCTACCCCGTGGCCACGTTCGCGTCGGGTCCGACGAACTCGATGCGCGGCGCCGCCCTCACGAGTGGCCTGGAGACGTGCGCCGTCGTCGACATCGGCGGGACCACGGCCGACATCGGTCTCCTCGTGAACGGATTCCCTCGGGAGACCGCGAACGAGGTCAAGGTGGCGGGCATCCGCACCAACTTCCGGATGCCGGACGTCCTCTCCATCGGCATCGGCGGCGGCAGCGTCGTCGACGAGGAGACCGGGGAGGTCGGACCCGAATCGGTCGGTTACAGGCTCACGACGGACGCCCTCGTCTTCGGCGGCACCGTCCTCACGGCGACCGACATCGCCGTCGCCGCCGGGCGGGCCTCTGTCGGAGACGCGTCGCGCGTCGCGCACCTCGATCGGGCTTTCGTCACCCGGGTCCTCGATCGCATCGCCGAACGCATCGCCGAGGCCGTGGACCGTATGCGCACGTCCCCCGAGCCCATTCCGGTCGTCGCCGTCGGCGGCGGCTCCATCCTGCTGCCGGACGAGCTCCCCCTCTTCGGCACGGTCCACCGTCCGGAGAACTACGCGGTCGCCAACGCGATCGGTGCGTCGATCGCGCAGGTCGGAGGCGAGATCGACAAGGTCTACGCCGTCAGCCCCGGCGCGCGCGAGCAGACCGTCGCGGAGGTCAGGGCCGAAGCCGTCGACAAGGCGATCGCCGCGGGCGCGACACCCGGCTCGGTGTCGATCGTCGACTTCGACGAGGTCCCGATCCCCTACCTGCCGGGCAATGCGACACGCATCCGCGTGAAGGCCGTCGGCGACCTCGACATGGCGGTGGGCTCGTGA
- a CDS encoding purine-cytosine permease family protein produces the protein MARTAPADDFALSRVDPSAQKPWFGIAVQRFGQVSALSQFLLGATLGYSMSFADAALALLLGSIILEIIMCIVGIIGQKEGLNTALLARWTGFGEIGASLVGLAIGISLIGWFGIQSAISAQSLDVLMPGVMPIWAWSLIFGLAVTAIVSFGFVGMQWLANVTVPLFLILVGWSVVSELSRHDLGELLTGPAPGPAMSVWAGTGIVAGGLIVGAIITADMTRFNRSKADVVKQTVVGVTLGEFVIGLAGVLLAHAAASGDIVAIVTSSIGFVGLIIVITGTLKINDWNLYSSTLGLVNFISTAFAKKLNRVTTTIVLGVVGSILAAAGILSQFTGFLTILGVAFPPIAGIIVAEYFVVKRWRGELDSSRAVGRLPETAPRIVPATIVIWVVSAVTGYLVTWGIPAVLSLVLSMVLYIVAGKLGLVTGVGRATTAQSADLVAPETATVP, from the coding sequence ATGGCCCGTACAGCCCCTGCAGACGACTTCGCCCTGAGCCGCGTCGACCCCTCGGCCCAGAAGCCCTGGTTCGGCATCGCCGTCCAACGCTTCGGTCAGGTGTCGGCGCTGTCCCAGTTCCTCCTCGGAGCCACGCTCGGCTACAGCATGTCGTTCGCCGACGCCGCGCTCGCGCTGCTCCTCGGTTCGATCATCCTCGAGATCATCATGTGCATCGTCGGCATCATCGGTCAGAAAGAGGGCCTGAACACAGCCCTCCTCGCGCGTTGGACCGGATTCGGCGAGATCGGCGCCAGTCTCGTCGGGCTCGCCATCGGCATCAGCCTCATCGGGTGGTTCGGCATCCAGTCGGCGATCTCCGCGCAGTCCCTCGACGTCCTCATGCCGGGCGTCATGCCCATCTGGGCCTGGAGCCTCATCTTCGGTCTCGCCGTGACCGCCATCGTCAGCTTCGGCTTCGTCGGTATGCAGTGGCTCGCGAACGTCACCGTTCCCCTCTTCCTCATCCTCGTCGGATGGTCGGTCGTCAGCGAACTCTCCCGCCACGACCTCGGTGAGCTCCTCACGGGACCGGCCCCCGGTCCGGCCATGAGCGTGTGGGCCGGCACCGGCATCGTCGCGGGCGGTCTCATCGTCGGCGCGATCATCACCGCCGACATGACCCGCTTCAACCGGTCGAAGGCCGACGTCGTCAAGCAGACCGTCGTGGGAGTGACACTCGGCGAGTTCGTCATCGGACTCGCCGGCGTGCTGCTCGCTCACGCGGCAGCGTCTGGCGACATCGTCGCGATCGTCACGTCCTCGATCGGGTTCGTCGGTCTCATCATCGTCATCACGGGCACACTCAAGATCAACGACTGGAACCTCTACTCGTCGACACTCGGCCTCGTGAACTTCATCTCGACCGCCTTCGCCAAGAAGCTCAACCGCGTCACCACGACGATCGTTCTCGGCGTCGTCGGCTCGATCCTCGCGGCGGCGGGAATCCTGTCGCAGTTCACGGGCTTCCTCACCATCCTCGGTGTCGCCTTCCCACCCATCGCCGGCATCATCGTCGCCGAGTACTTCGTCGTGAAGCGCTGGCGCGGGGAGCTCGACAGCTCCCGCGCCGTCGGCCGCCTCCCCGAGACGGCCCCGCGCATCGTCCCCGCGACGATCGTCATCTGGGTGGTCTCGGCGGTCACGGGCTATCTCGTGACCTGGGGCATCCCGGCCGTCCTGTCGCTCGTGCTCTCGATGGTCCTCTACATCGTTGCCGGCAAGCTCGGACTCGTCACAGGGGTCGGGCGGGCGACGACTGCGCAGTCGGCCGATCTGGTCGCACCGGAGACGGCCACGGTCCCCTGA
- the argC gene encoding N-acetyl-gamma-glutamyl-phosphate reductase, which translates to MSFSVAVAGASGYAGGELLRLLDAHPDLDIRTVTAHSNAGQRLGSVQPHLRSLADRVLVDTTPETLAGHDVVFLALPHGKSGEVTAHLDASTLVVDCGADHRLVNDEDWAAFYGGEYYGAWDYGVPELPIEAGRKQRERLVGATRIAAPGCNASTVALSLAPGVAAGVIEPTDIVSVLAVGPSGAGKSLKLNLLASEILGSANPYAVGGTHRHIPEIAQSLKAAGAGDVSISFTPVLVPMSRGILATSTARIVPGTSASDVRQAWESAYAGERFVELLPEGEFPRTADVIGANVALMGLAIDEAAGRAVVVTAVDNLTKGTAGAAIQSSNIALGIDESTGLSVNGVAP; encoded by the coding sequence ATGTCATTCTCCGTGGCCGTCGCCGGTGCTTCCGGCTATGCCGGGGGCGAGTTGCTCCGGCTCCTCGATGCCCATCCCGATCTCGACATCCGCACCGTGACGGCGCATTCCAACGCCGGTCAGCGCCTCGGCTCCGTGCAGCCGCACCTGCGTTCGCTCGCCGATCGCGTTCTGGTCGACACGACGCCCGAGACGCTCGCAGGTCACGACGTCGTCTTCCTCGCGCTGCCGCACGGCAAGTCGGGTGAGGTCACCGCGCACCTCGACGCCTCGACCCTCGTCGTCGACTGCGGAGCCGACCACCGCCTCGTGAACGACGAGGACTGGGCGGCCTTCTACGGCGGCGAGTACTACGGCGCCTGGGACTACGGCGTGCCGGAGCTGCCGATCGAGGCCGGTCGGAAGCAGCGCGAGCGCCTCGTCGGAGCGACGCGCATCGCCGCTCCCGGCTGCAACGCCTCGACCGTGGCCCTGTCGCTCGCGCCGGGCGTCGCCGCCGGAGTGATCGAGCCGACCGACATCGTGTCCGTCCTCGCCGTCGGCCCCTCCGGTGCCGGCAAGAGCCTCAAGCTCAACCTCCTCGCGAGCGAGATCCTCGGCAGCGCGAACCCGTACGCCGTAGGCGGTACCCACCGCCACATCCCCGAGATCGCGCAGAGCCTGAAGGCTGCGGGCGCCGGCGACGTGTCCATCTCCTTCACGCCCGTGCTCGTGCCGATGTCGCGGGGCATCCTCGCCACGTCGACGGCACGCATCGTGCCGGGTACGAGCGCGAGCGACGTCCGGCAGGCCTGGGAGTCGGCATATGCCGGCGAACGCTTCGTCGAGCTGCTGCCGGAGGGCGAGTTCCCCCGCACGGCCGACGTCATCGGCGCGAACGTGGCCCTCATGGGACTCGCGATCGACGAGGCCGCCGGCCGCGCCGTCGTCGTGACCGCGGTCGACAACCTCACCAAGGGAACGGCGGGAGCCGCCATCCAGTCGTCGAACATCGCCCTCGGCATCGACGAATCCACCGGACTGAGTGTGAACGGAGTGGCACCGTGA
- the argJ gene encoding bifunctional glutamate N-acetyltransferase/amino-acid acetyltransferase ArgJ, whose translation MSVTAAAGFDAAGVAAGLKSSGNPDLALVVNRGPQHDAAAVFTSNRAKANPIIWSQQVIADGTVSAIVLNSGGANCFTGAQGFQTTHATAEAVAEALSVSAGDVLVCSTGLIGDQLDRGKLLAGVTAANAALSPEGGADAALAIITTDSKPKQATRTGDGWTIGGMAKGAGMLAPGLATMLVVITTDAAVPSAELDAHLRAATRVSFDRLDSDGCMSTNDQVTLMASGASGVTPDSDAFRAALTELCLDLAAQLQGDAEGASHDIAIRVVGAENEDDAVEVGRSVARNNLFKAAVFGNDPNWGRVLAAIGTTAAAFDPYAVDVSMNGVMVCSNGGPDQPRDLVDLTGRAVDVLIDLKAGDASATILTNDLTHDYVHENSAYSS comes from the coding sequence GTGAGCGTGACCGCAGCAGCAGGTTTCGATGCGGCCGGAGTGGCCGCCGGACTGAAGTCGTCGGGCAACCCCGACCTCGCGCTCGTCGTGAACCGTGGGCCGCAGCACGACGCAGCGGCCGTCTTCACGAGCAACCGGGCGAAGGCGAACCCGATCATCTGGTCGCAGCAGGTCATCGCCGACGGCACCGTGAGCGCGATCGTGCTCAACTCCGGGGGAGCGAACTGCTTCACGGGAGCGCAGGGCTTCCAGACCACGCACGCGACGGCCGAGGCCGTCGCCGAGGCCCTCTCGGTCTCGGCCGGCGACGTTCTCGTGTGCTCGACCGGCCTCATCGGCGACCAGCTCGATCGCGGCAAGCTCCTCGCCGGTGTGACGGCCGCGAACGCCGCGCTCTCTCCGGAGGGAGGCGCCGACGCCGCGCTCGCGATCATCACGACGGACTCGAAGCCGAAGCAGGCGACGCGCACGGGTGACGGCTGGACGATCGGCGGCATGGCGAAGGGTGCCGGGATGCTCGCCCCCGGGCTCGCGACGATGCTCGTCGTGATCACGACCGACGCCGCCGTGCCGTCGGCCGAACTCGACGCTCACCTGCGCGCCGCGACCCGCGTGAGCTTCGACCGTCTCGACTCCGACGGCTGCATGTCGACGAACGACCAGGTGACGCTCATGGCTTCCGGCGCCTCGGGCGTGACCCCCGACTCCGACGCGTTCCGGGCCGCCCTCACGGAGCTGTGCCTCGACCTCGCGGCCCAGCTGCAGGGCGACGCGGAGGGCGCGAGCCACGACATCGCCATCCGCGTGGTCGGCGCCGAGAACGAGGACGACGCCGTCGAGGTGGGCCGCTCCGTCGCCCGCAACAACCTCTTCAAGGCCGCCGTCTTCGGCAACGACCCCAACTGGGGTCGAGTGCTCGCGGCCATCGGGACCACGGCCGCCGCCTTCGACCCCTACGCCGTCGACGTCTCGATGAACGGCGTCATGGTGTGCTCGAACGGCGGACCGGACCAGCCGCGCGATCTCGTGGACCTCACCGGCCGCGCCGTCGACGTGCTCATCGACCTCAAGGCCGGCGACGCGAGCGCCACGATCCTGACCAACGACCTCACGCACGACTACGTGCACGAGAACAGCGCGTACTCCAGCTGA
- the argB gene encoding acetylglutamate kinase yields MSTIDHAPISQAEAIKKAEVLVDALPWLVHYSGATVVVKFGGNAMVTEELKASFAEDMVFLRLAGLRPVVVHGGGPQISARLKELGIESEFKGGYRVTTTEAISVVRDVLRDEVNRDLVDLINSHGDLAVGLSGQDSELFGGRRRGAMVDGAMVDLGHVGDVVTVNTAAVVAALDDGKIPVISSIAPDEDRPGNVLNVNADAAASALAVALGARKLLVLTDVAGLYSDWPNRDSLVSRIDSEELRALLPRLESGMIPKMTACLEAVDGGVENAAIIDGRLPHSTLLEVFTNKGIGTEVVKGVK; encoded by the coding sequence ATGTCGACGATCGATCACGCCCCCATCAGCCAGGCCGAGGCCATCAAGAAGGCCGAGGTCCTCGTCGACGCGCTCCCGTGGCTCGTCCACTACTCCGGCGCCACCGTCGTCGTGAAGTTCGGCGGAAACGCCATGGTGACGGAAGAGCTCAAGGCGAGCTTCGCCGAGGACATGGTCTTCCTGCGCCTCGCCGGGCTCCGCCCCGTCGTCGTGCACGGCGGCGGACCGCAGATCTCCGCCCGCCTCAAGGAGCTCGGCATCGAGAGCGAGTTCAAGGGCGGATACCGCGTCACCACGACCGAGGCGATCTCCGTCGTCCGCGACGTGCTGCGCGACGAGGTGAACCGCGACCTCGTGGACCTCATCAACAGCCACGGCGACCTCGCCGTGGGACTGTCCGGGCAGGACAGCGAACTGTTCGGAGGCCGCCGCCGCGGTGCGATGGTCGACGGCGCGATGGTGGACCTTGGTCACGTCGGCGACGTCGTGACCGTGAACACGGCAGCCGTCGTCGCGGCGCTCGACGACGGCAAGATCCCCGTCATCTCCTCGATCGCTCCGGACGAGGACCGTCCGGGCAACGTCCTCAACGTGAACGCCGACGCGGCCGCCTCGGCCCTCGCCGTGGCCCTCGGGGCACGGAAGCTCCTCGTGCTCACCGACGTGGCCGGCCTCTACAGCGATTGGCCGAACCGCGACTCGCTCGTCTCCCGGATCGACTCGGAGGAGTTGCGAGCCCTCCTGCCCCGACTCGAGTCGGGCATGATCCCCAAGATGACGGCGTGCCTCGAGGCCGTCGACGGGGGAGTGGAGAACGCCGCGATCATCGACGGCCGCCTCCCGCATTCGACACTCCTCGAGGTGTTCACCAACAAAGGCATCGGAACCGAAGTCGTGAAGGGCGTGAAATGA
- a CDS encoding acetylornithine transaminase: MSEWKKRVENDMMRTFGPTQALLVRGEGCWVEDEDGTRYLDFLAGIAVNALGHAHPVMVEAISRQAATLIHVSNYFSTPPQLELAERLKRLTGAGDEGRAYFGNSGAEANEAAFKLARLNKGEHGTKWKILSLENSFHGRTMGSLALTGKPALHAGFEPLPGGVEYIESTVEALENAIDDSVAALIVEPIKGEAGVIELPDGFLEAARRLTAEHGALLIIDEIQTGAGRTGSWFAYQRAGIVPDAVTLAKGIGGGFPIGALVTFGRASQLFSPGQHGSTFGGNPLATATANAVLGEIERAGLVENARVRGEQLRALIEGVGSPLIIETRGAGLLVGVGLAEPVAPAIVRAALAAGLIINAPNDRSLRIAPPLIVGDAELAEFDTRFRAALAAI, encoded by the coding sequence ATGAGCGAGTGGAAGAAGCGCGTCGAGAACGACATGATGCGCACGTTCGGACCGACGCAGGCGCTCCTCGTGCGCGGCGAGGGATGCTGGGTAGAGGACGAGGACGGCACGCGCTACCTCGACTTCCTCGCCGGCATCGCGGTCAACGCCCTGGGCCACGCCCACCCCGTGATGGTGGAGGCGATCTCCCGCCAGGCCGCGACCCTCATCCACGTGTCGAACTACTTCTCGACCCCGCCGCAGCTCGAGCTCGCCGAACGCCTCAAGCGGCTGACGGGTGCGGGCGACGAGGGGCGCGCGTACTTCGGCAACTCGGGCGCCGAGGCGAACGAAGCCGCATTCAAGCTCGCTCGCCTGAACAAGGGCGAGCACGGTACGAAGTGGAAGATCCTCTCCCTCGAGAACTCGTTCCACGGTCGCACGATGGGCTCGCTCGCCCTCACGGGCAAGCCCGCGCTGCACGCGGGCTTCGAGCCGCTGCCCGGAGGCGTCGAGTACATCGAGTCGACGGTCGAGGCGCTCGAGAACGCGATCGACGATAGCGTGGCCGCGCTCATCGTGGAACCCATCAAGGGTGAGGCCGGCGTGATCGAGCTGCCCGACGGCTTCCTCGAGGCCGCCCGCCGGCTGACGGCCGAACACGGCGCCCTCCTCATCATCGACGAGATCCAGACGGGTGCCGGACGCACCGGCTCGTGGTTCGCCTACCAGCGCGCCGGGATCGTGCCCGACGCCGTGACGCTCGCGAAGGGCATCGGCGGAGGGTTCCCGATCGGGGCGCTCGTGACGTTCGGCCGCGCATCCCAGCTGTTCTCGCCCGGGCAGCACGGCAGCACGTTCGGCGGCAACCCGCTCGCGACCGCGACGGCGAACGCCGTGCTCGGCGAGATCGAGCGGGCCGGACTCGTCGAGAACGCCCGGGTGCGCGGCGAGCAGCTGCGGGCGCTCATCGAGGGAGTCGGCTCGCCGCTCATCATCGAGACGCGCGGAGCCGGACTCCTCGTGGGGGTCGGACTCGCCGAACCGGTCGCTCCGGCGATCGTTCGCGCCGCCCTGGCCGCCGGTCTCATCATCAACGCGCCGAACGACCGCAGCCTCCGCATCGCGCCCCCGCTCATCGTGGGCGACGCGGAACTCGCCGAGTTCGACACCCGCTTCCGTGCCGCCCTCGCGGCCATCTGA